One segment of Gordonia terrae DNA contains the following:
- a CDS encoding isocitrate lyase/PEP mutase family protein: MSAPSLKELTSRGLVYAPGVWDGLTARLAEQAGFNALCASGFAVSAALGLPDAELYTMTENLQAVRTIRSASSLPLVADIDTGYGNAVNAARTASKFVDAGVDGMFMEDQVSPKSCPICVGDPVDLISVEEATGKIRAVRDASPADVLLIARTDARGDEAMRRAHAYVEAGADMIMPVTKTFETAEEWEHCHSEVGVPLMATLTASTWTEREFTPEVLDRIGVRLALLPTQVLMAVTGAAQNTLRRLAAGEAPAQVSADALPHHEFVDLIGFGEVEAMQRKYLPAAR, from the coding sequence ATGAGCGCACCCTCGCTCAAGGAACTCACGTCACGCGGTCTCGTCTATGCCCCCGGTGTCTGGGATGGTTTGACCGCACGCCTGGCCGAGCAGGCTGGATTCAACGCGCTCTGTGCGTCGGGCTTCGCCGTCTCGGCCGCATTGGGTCTGCCCGACGCCGAGCTCTACACGATGACCGAGAACCTTCAGGCCGTCCGGACGATCCGCTCGGCGTCGTCGCTCCCGCTGGTCGCCGACATCGACACCGGCTACGGCAATGCGGTCAACGCAGCGCGCACGGCGTCGAAGTTCGTCGACGCCGGTGTCGACGGGATGTTCATGGAAGACCAGGTCTCGCCGAAGTCGTGCCCGATCTGCGTCGGCGATCCGGTCGACCTCATCAGCGTCGAGGAGGCGACCGGGAAGATCCGGGCGGTACGCGACGCGAGTCCGGCAGACGTCTTGCTCATCGCACGCACCGACGCGCGCGGTGACGAAGCGATGCGTCGCGCGCACGCGTACGTCGAGGCCGGAGCCGACATGATCATGCCGGTCACCAAGACGTTCGAGACCGCCGAGGAATGGGAGCACTGTCATTCCGAGGTCGGGGTACCCCTGATGGCGACCCTCACCGCGTCGACCTGGACCGAACGGGAGTTCACCCCGGAGGTGCTCGACCGGATCGGGGTTCGGCTCGCACTGCTGCCCACTCAGGTGTTGATGGCGGTCACCGGAGCAGCCCAGAACACTCTTCGACGCCTCGCTGCCGGCGAAGCTCCGGCTCAGGTCAGCGCCGACGCGCTCCCGCACCACGAGTTCGTCGACCTGATCGGCTTCGGCGAGGTCGAGGCGATGCAGCGCAAGTACCTCCCGGCGGCACGGTGA
- a CDS encoding MFS transporter translates to MTNVEKPTRADDRSPGATPPDPHRSREPQKSPAMARRAAIAGGVGTLIEYYDFAVYGFLAVVIAPLFFPSDSPGTSILATLAVFGVAYVARPLGGIFFGRLGDRRGRRSALVATVVCMGIACGILGLLPTHSSIGVLAPILLVLVRLAQGFSAGGEVGGAATYIAESAPAHRRGFFGSFTPIGSTLGFAVAAAVVGLVTLLTTDEQMESWGWRIPFLLALPLALICLRVRMKLEDTPEFEEMAEKQEVAKSPLLDVVRNNPRSVLKVVGIAIAMNGSGYIGLTYFNVYLINDLGFSKDSVYWTSAIAIALACATFPISGMMTDRFGRRPVLLFGYLTYIVIAFPAFMILGATGSIVVVGLVYFVYMTLNGVVQVPAFPLFTELFPRATRYTGVSLGFNIGTIAAGGTAPYVAAQLVESTGNAMAPAFWVVGVCLIGTVTLLAIRETSKTALPA, encoded by the coding sequence ATGACCAACGTGGAGAAGCCCACCCGGGCCGACGACCGATCTCCTGGCGCAACGCCGCCGGACCCGCATCGATCCAGGGAACCGCAGAAGTCGCCGGCCATGGCGCGGCGGGCTGCGATCGCCGGTGGCGTCGGCACCCTGATCGAGTACTACGACTTCGCGGTCTACGGCTTCCTCGCCGTGGTGATCGCGCCGCTGTTCTTCCCGTCGGACAGTCCGGGTACATCGATTCTCGCGACGCTTGCGGTGTTTGGTGTCGCGTATGTGGCGCGGCCGTTGGGCGGCATCTTCTTCGGACGCCTCGGCGACCGCCGCGGACGGCGCTCGGCCCTGGTCGCGACCGTCGTCTGCATGGGTATCGCATGCGGCATCCTCGGTCTGCTGCCGACACATTCGTCGATCGGCGTCCTGGCACCGATCCTGCTGGTGCTGGTGCGTCTGGCCCAGGGATTCTCCGCCGGCGGTGAGGTCGGTGGCGCCGCCACCTACATCGCCGAGTCGGCCCCGGCACATCGCCGCGGCTTCTTCGGCTCGTTCACCCCGATCGGTTCGACGCTCGGATTCGCCGTTGCCGCAGCCGTTGTCGGTCTCGTCACCCTCCTGACCACCGACGAACAGATGGAGTCGTGGGGCTGGCGTATCCCGTTTCTCCTCGCGCTCCCCTTGGCTCTCATCTGCCTCCGCGTGCGCATGAAGCTCGAGGACACACCGGAATTCGAGGAGATGGCCGAGAAGCAGGAGGTCGCCAAGAGCCCGCTGCTCGACGTCGTGCGCAACAACCCGAGGTCGGTCCTGAAGGTGGTAGGCATCGCGATCGCGATGAACGGTTCGGGATACATCGGATTGACGTACTTCAACGTCTACCTGATCAACGACCTCGGCTTCAGCAAGGACTCCGTCTACTGGACATCGGCAATTGCCATCGCGTTGGCGTGCGCCACGTTCCCGATCAGCGGCATGATGACCGACCGCTTCGGACGTCGACCCGTGCTGCTCTTCGGATACCTCACCTACATCGTGATCGCGTTCCCCGCGTTCATGATCCTCGGCGCCACCGGCAGCATCGTGGTCGTCGGACTCGTCTACTTCGTCTACATGACGCTCAATGGTGTCGTACAGGTGCCCGCGTTCCCGCTGTTCACCGAGCTGTTCCCCAGGGCCACCCGTTACACCGGTGTCTCCCTCGGGTTCAACATCGGCACCATCGCCGCGGGCGGGACCGCGCCGTACGTGGCCGCCCAGCTCGTCGAATCGACCGGCAATGCCATGGCGCCCGCGTTCTGGGTGGTCGGTGTCTGCCTGATCGGTACCGTCACGCTGCTTGCGATCCGTGAGACCAGCAAGACCGCCCTTCCTGCTTAG
- a CDS encoding IclR family transcriptional regulator, whose protein sequence is MSETVALLPGSETLFVATFADPETPSSREVVGAVLKACTLLEHFSADRPSWTLNELTSASGMNKTTVHRLMATLIHAGWIERTDSGAYRVGLRVFEVGSAALSDLDIRSAAKPFMTELAADFGDTAYLMVPAEQGAVCIDLVEGNSSLVVAGISVGTVLPYHAAAGPTVMLAMSDTLRARWINDRLPAFTDRTLTDAAALTRHLDRIREIGYSVSDSDYLDGVAAVAAPITDRSGGLIASISIGGRVEGFGGQALSEKIDRVRDAAVRISTVLQSVPR, encoded by the coding sequence ATGTCGGAGACGGTCGCCCTACTACCCGGAAGCGAGACACTGTTCGTGGCTACATTCGCCGATCCCGAGACGCCCTCGAGCCGGGAGGTCGTCGGTGCCGTGCTGAAGGCCTGCACCCTGCTCGAACACTTCAGCGCCGACCGTCCGTCGTGGACGCTGAACGAGCTCACCTCGGCCAGCGGGATGAACAAGACGACCGTCCATCGGCTCATGGCCACCCTCATTCACGCCGGGTGGATCGAGCGCACCGACAGCGGCGCCTACCGGGTGGGCCTGCGGGTCTTCGAAGTCGGCTCAGCCGCCTTGAGTGACCTCGACATTCGCTCCGCAGCAAAGCCGTTCATGACCGAACTCGCCGCCGACTTCGGGGACACCGCCTACCTCATGGTGCCCGCGGAGCAGGGCGCGGTCTGTATCGACCTCGTGGAGGGGAACAGCTCACTCGTGGTCGCCGGCATCTCGGTGGGCACCGTCCTGCCGTATCACGCGGCAGCTGGACCCACGGTGATGCTCGCGATGTCGGATACGTTGCGCGCCAGATGGATCAACGATCGGCTGCCCGCATTCACCGATCGGACCCTGACCGACGCGGCGGCATTGACTCGCCACCTCGATCGCATTCGCGAAATCGGCTACTCCGTGAGCGACTCGGACTACCTCGATGGGGTGGCAGCCGTCGCCGCGCCGATCACCGACCGGTCGGGCGGTCTGATCGCCTCGATCAGCATCGGCGGCCGGGTCGAGGGATTCGGCGGACAGGCACTGTCGGAGAAGATCGATCGCGTCCGTGACGCGGCAGTCCGGATATCCACAGTGCTGCAATCGGTTCCGCGCTGA
- a CDS encoding TetR/AcrR family transcriptional regulator produces MTEAPAIGRRERNKQQTRERLLIAARELLASDGSAATVELIAERAEVSRATFFNYFPSKDDLLTELYGQLMGTFSHVVDAMLGKPLSTYERVVGVFVDFARSSVADPDYMRTVTSEIERISSMSGTLGERSHVFTSEVLRLIERGVEQQDVRTDHPPEFLAQMVAAIYVSSMRYWQIDPGFEVSESFERAGRYAAESLLPR; encoded by the coding sequence TTGACCGAAGCTCCGGCCATCGGCCGCCGGGAACGCAACAAGCAGCAGACGCGTGAGCGCCTGCTGATCGCTGCGCGCGAACTGCTGGCGTCCGACGGGAGCGCCGCAACGGTGGAGTTGATCGCCGAGCGGGCCGAGGTGTCGCGGGCGACGTTCTTCAACTACTTCCCGAGCAAGGACGATCTGCTCACCGAGCTGTACGGGCAGCTGATGGGGACGTTCTCGCATGTCGTCGACGCCATGCTCGGCAAGCCGCTCAGCACGTATGAGCGCGTGGTGGGTGTGTTCGTCGACTTCGCGCGGTCGTCGGTCGCCGACCCGGACTACATGCGGACGGTGACGAGCGAGATAGAACGAATCTCGTCGATGTCCGGGACACTGGGCGAACGCAGCCATGTGTTCACCTCGGAGGTACTGCGGCTCATCGAGCGCGGCGTCGAACAGCAGGATGTGCGGACCGATCACCCGCCCGAGTTCCTGGCTCAGATGGTGGCGGCCATCTATGTGTCGAGCATGCGGTACTGGCAGATCGATCCCGGCTTCGAGGTGAGCGAGAGCTTTGAACGCGCCGGCCGCTATGCCGCGGAGTCGCTGCTGCCGCGGTAG
- a CDS encoding M23 family metallopeptidase, with translation MDNALPLHRLNTDSATRPATRALFDSTSSTRRPGRHRATSRSATRTALHTGALAAFVGAVGLTAGTAAQATAQPAPPPAPKIALPDNVKLPAGLVLPPEIDDLARDVLPPSVFGPGSSDLPGIKKAVKPVSGTVTSGYGPRWGTHHNGVDIANKVGTPIYAVTDGVVLESGPASGFGQWVRVKQDDGTVGVFGHVNESFVHPGQHVRAGQKIATVGNRGQSTGPHLHYEVWDANGTKINPQAWLNKRGVHP, from the coding sequence ATGGACAACGCTTTGCCTCTTCACCGACTGAACACCGACTCTGCGACGCGCCCCGCCACCCGCGCACTGTTCGACTCGACGTCGAGCACTCGGCGCCCCGGACGCCATCGTGCCACCTCGCGTTCTGCCACCCGCACAGCGCTGCACACGGGCGCTCTGGCCGCGTTCGTCGGCGCGGTCGGCCTGACTGCCGGAACCGCCGCACAGGCGACGGCGCAGCCCGCTCCCCCGCCTGCGCCGAAGATTGCGCTGCCCGACAACGTGAAGCTCCCGGCCGGTCTGGTCCTGCCGCCCGAGATCGATGATCTCGCTCGCGACGTCCTCCCGCCGTCGGTGTTCGGCCCGGGCAGCTCCGACCTCCCCGGTATCAAGAAGGCAGTGAAGCCCGTCAGCGGTACCGTGACCTCGGGTTACGGCCCGCGCTGGGGAACCCACCACAACGGAGTCGACATCGCCAACAAGGTCGGAACCCCCATCTACGCCGTGACCGACGGCGTCGTCCTCGAATCCGGCCCGGCATCCGGCTTCGGCCAGTGGGTCCGTGTGAAGCAGGACGACGGCACCGTCGGCGTCTTCGGGCATGTCAACGAGAGCTTCGTCCACCCCGGCCAGCATGTGCGCGCCGGCCAGAAGATCGCGACCGTCGGCAACCGCGGCCAGTCCACCGGCCCCCATCTGCACTACGAGGTCTGGGATGCCAACGGCACCAAGATCAACCCGCAGGCCTGGCTCAACAAGCGTGGCGTTCACCCGTGA
- a CDS encoding 3-isopropylmalate dehydratase large subunit, with translation MGHTITEKILARATGLDSVRAGENHAVRPSRMIAYDFPGYTDVMFKQMRDDFGITELEDPSRYVVFIDHMLTKKNEREDEVHQVTRDWCEFYGIELHEAQGIGHQLTAELGLAIPGDFLVHFDGHISGVGAFNALGWGIRRDLIEAWVTGQIHLDIPATTRFDLVGEFPEGVDSRDLVHTIIEMVGADGCAHQVMEFGGPGARSMKIDHRQGLSGMAMFTGAVSAVFEPDDLSLDYARKVARTDFEPVYPDPDAVYAARYTIDLNALVPKVVRPGSARVANTATARELEGTPITRAFIGSCASGRIEDLRAAALVLDGRKVAPTVELNVVPTSREVLDQAEKEGLLDVLRAAGATIAMSSCDFCFGYQQPLQPGENCISTGVLNINGRMGSPEANIYMGSPYTVAASAVSGSIVESVR, from the coding sequence ATGGGCCACACGATCACCGAGAAGATCCTCGCTCGCGCCACCGGCCTCGATTCCGTGCGCGCGGGAGAGAACCATGCGGTTCGCCCGTCACGCATGATCGCCTACGACTTTCCTGGGTATACCGACGTCATGTTCAAGCAGATGCGCGACGACTTCGGGATCACCGAGCTCGAGGACCCTAGCCGGTACGTCGTGTTCATCGACCACATGCTGACGAAGAAGAACGAACGCGAAGACGAGGTACACCAGGTCACGCGCGACTGGTGCGAGTTCTACGGCATCGAACTGCATGAGGCGCAGGGCATCGGCCACCAGCTCACCGCAGAGTTGGGGCTCGCCATCCCCGGTGATTTCCTCGTGCACTTCGACGGCCACATCAGCGGCGTTGGCGCGTTCAACGCACTCGGCTGGGGTATCCGGCGGGACCTGATCGAGGCGTGGGTGACGGGGCAGATCCACCTCGACATCCCGGCCACCACACGGTTCGACCTCGTCGGGGAGTTCCCCGAGGGCGTCGACAGCCGTGACCTCGTCCACACCATCATCGAGATGGTCGGGGCCGACGGCTGCGCCCATCAGGTCATGGAGTTCGGCGGTCCGGGCGCCCGCTCGATGAAGATCGATCACCGGCAGGGTCTGTCTGGGATGGCGATGTTCACCGGTGCGGTGTCGGCGGTGTTCGAACCCGACGATTTGTCGCTCGACTATGCGCGCAAGGTCGCGCGAACGGATTTCGAACCCGTCTACCCCGATCCCGATGCCGTCTATGCGGCTCGGTACACCATCGATCTGAATGCACTCGTGCCCAAGGTGGTTCGACCGGGATCGGCGCGGGTTGCCAACACCGCCACCGCCCGCGAACTGGAAGGCACGCCGATCACCCGCGCGTTCATCGGTTCGTGTGCCAGTGGCCGGATCGAGGATCTTCGCGCGGCCGCGCTGGTCCTCGACGGCCGGAAAGTCGCGCCCACCGTCGAACTCAACGTGGTACCCACGTCACGCGAGGTCCTGGACCAGGCTGAGAAGGAGGGCCTGCTGGACGTCCTCCGCGCGGCGGGCGCCACGATCGCGATGTCGAGTTGCGACTTCTGCTTCGGTTATCAGCAGCCGCTACAGCCCGGTGAGAACTGCATCTCGACAGGTGTTCTCAACATCAACGGCCGGATGGGCAGCCCGGAGGCGAACATCTACATGGGCTCGCCGTACACCGTCGCCGCCAGTGCCGTCAGCGGTTCGATCGTGGAGTCGGTTCGATGA
- a CDS encoding ABC transporter ATP-binding protein, with protein MTLLECRGLDAGYARGKACVHGLDLSVEAGEIVALLGPNGAGKTTLLATLAGLLPRLGGEVNVADQSVRAGEARAAVRAGLVLVPDDRSLFKQLTTRQNLQLAIRRRGAARTEAIDRVLGHFPALRARLKVAAGELSGGEQQMLAIGRALLQQPKVLLIDELSMGLAPIIVESILPVLREVADTDGAAVVLVEQHVRLALDVADRAVVLVHGEIALADSAAALANDIRRVEEAYLGSART; from the coding sequence GTGACTCTGCTCGAATGTCGCGGGCTCGACGCCGGGTATGCGCGCGGCAAGGCCTGCGTCCACGGTCTCGATCTGTCCGTCGAGGCGGGCGAGATCGTCGCGCTACTCGGTCCGAACGGTGCCGGAAAGACGACACTGCTCGCGACGCTCGCCGGTCTGCTTCCGCGCCTCGGCGGCGAGGTCAACGTCGCCGACCAGTCCGTTCGTGCGGGGGAGGCACGCGCAGCGGTCCGCGCCGGGCTCGTCCTGGTGCCCGACGACCGGTCGCTGTTCAAACAACTGACGACACGACAGAACCTGCAACTGGCCATTCGACGTCGCGGCGCGGCCCGAACCGAAGCCATTGACCGGGTGCTCGGCCATTTCCCCGCCCTCCGTGCGCGATTGAAGGTCGCCGCCGGGGAGCTGTCCGGGGGAGAGCAGCAGATGCTCGCCATCGGGCGCGCCCTGTTACAGCAACCCAAGGTGCTGCTGATCGACGAACTGAGCATGGGCCTGGCGCCCATCATCGTCGAATCGATTCTGCCCGTCCTGCGAGAGGTCGCCGACACCGACGGCGCCGCGGTGGTTCTCGTCGAACAGCACGTCCGGCTGGCGCTGGATGTCGCCGACCGGGCGGTCGTCCTCGTCCACGGCGAGATCGCACTCGCGGATTCCGCCGCCGCCCTTGCGAATGACATCAGACGGGTCGAGGAGGCGTACCTCGGGAGCGCGAGAACTTAG
- a CDS encoding ABC transporter substrate-binding protein, which yields MKSPSALRRVLRTATVIGCSGVLALGALTACADDSSESSTAGETSQLPSNPATGDPVKVGLIVPEGGAVTTPMVREGSEAAVEYLNNNGGGIGGHQIELVVCKQQEEPASATKCANQMVEQQVSVVVSPLGAQGAVMLPIIAGAKIPFVAQAPVSQAEMATPGSFMLSGGIVAVLAGQAATAAKDGLKKVTLIIGDSGDAAASVKALGDPMFQRAGVALNVVTVPVGAADLTPQITAGLADNPDAVSILGDTRQCISVLKTLQTVAPDASKYLIASCLDKPVLDAVGNEAVSGAKAFTTVNLSSDDPSVTQYRSVMAQYAPDTDPAGLAYIGYQVMTALGELNGLEGTVDAQTFTTALSEAKNVPLPAAPGITFTCDGQAFPPLTSLCSKAILVSEVTSDAKLENTVVTNN from the coding sequence ATGAAATCACCCAGTGCACTCAGGCGTGTGCTTCGGACCGCGACGGTGATCGGCTGTTCCGGGGTGCTCGCGCTCGGAGCGCTCACGGCCTGCGCCGACGACAGCTCGGAGAGCTCGACTGCGGGCGAGACCAGCCAACTCCCCAGCAATCCGGCGACGGGCGACCCTGTCAAGGTCGGCTTGATCGTCCCCGAGGGCGGTGCGGTGACGACGCCGATGGTGCGCGAGGGCAGCGAAGCCGCCGTCGAATACCTGAACAACAACGGTGGCGGCATCGGCGGCCATCAGATCGAACTGGTGGTGTGCAAGCAGCAAGAAGAGCCCGCCTCGGCCACCAAGTGCGCGAATCAGATGGTGGAGCAGCAGGTTTCGGTCGTGGTCTCGCCGCTGGGCGCACAGGGTGCGGTCATGCTGCCGATCATCGCCGGCGCCAAGATCCCGTTCGTCGCACAGGCTCCGGTGTCACAGGCCGAGATGGCCACCCCCGGCTCGTTCATGCTGTCCGGCGGAATCGTCGCCGTTCTCGCGGGACAAGCCGCCACCGCGGCCAAGGACGGGCTCAAGAAGGTCACCCTGATCATCGGCGACTCCGGTGACGCAGCCGCATCGGTGAAAGCGCTCGGCGACCCGATGTTCCAGCGTGCCGGCGTTGCTCTCAACGTCGTCACCGTGCCGGTCGGCGCCGCCGACCTGACACCGCAGATCACCGCCGGTCTCGCCGACAACCCGGATGCGGTCAGCATCCTCGGCGACACCCGCCAGTGCATCTCGGTCCTCAAGACGCTGCAGACCGTCGCACCCGACGCCTCGAAGTACCTGATCGCCAGCTGCCTCGACAAGCCCGTCCTCGACGCCGTCGGCAACGAAGCGGTCTCCGGTGCCAAGGCGTTCACCACGGTCAACCTCAGCTCCGACGATCCGAGTGTCACCCAATACCGCAGTGTCATGGCGCAATACGCTCCGGACACCGACCCGGCCGGTCTCGCCTACATCGGATACCAGGTCATGACCGCACTCGGCGAGCTGAACGGCCTCGAAGGCACCGTCGACGCCCAGACGTTCACCACGGCACTGTCGGAGGCCAAGAACGTCCCGCTGCCGGCCGCACCCGGCATCACCTTCACCTGCGACGGCCAGGCGTTCCCGCCGCTGACGTCGTTGTGCAGCAAGGCGATTCTGGTCAGCGAAGTGACCTCCGACGCCAAGCTCGAGAACACCGTCGTCACCAACAACTAG
- a CDS encoding branched-chain amino acid ABC transporter permease/ATP-binding protein: MTDHLAFLVLGLGNGAVFAALGLALVMTFKSSGVVNFATGAVALYAAYTYAFLRQGELLNPIPGFPATISLGSDLGVAGTLLISVVVAAILGVILYLLVFRPMRAAPALAKAVAAIGLMLVIQALIALRVGENAPSVGPIFKVDTFTIGSSAVPTDRLMLAVVIVGLAICAGLVLRYTRFGVATEAAAESEKGALVTGLSPDRIAVANWALSSATAGLGGVLIAPIVPLNPVAYTMFIVPALAAALVGNFTAISITVGAGLIIGMLQSEATKLQTTWDWMPDAGVAEAVPLILIIGFLLIRGRPLPGRGAVTRNDLGRSPRPDHLLIPGIVGVVVAVLALVTTSGSLRLAVIATMIYAIIALSQVVVTGYAGQVSLAQLTLAGVGAYALSRLTDDLNIPFPLAPLLAACAAMVIGVIVGLPALRVRGLPLMVATLALAVFCEAFWFRNPSLNGGLQGAPVDPPSIFGIDLGIGAGEGYPRIAFGILCLVVLTLVAYAVAVLRRSGLGASMLAVRANERSAAAAGINVGATKLIAFAIASFLAGLGGSLLAYQQTLATAGSYAVFAGIGLFAVFYIAGVTSISGAILAGIIAPGGVMYFAADKYASFGDYYMLVSGILLVLTVVTSPDGIIGYLHKIPLPGRRRRPAPTQVDDQSVATAPVPSPTNGKVLLSARDVTVRYGAVTAVDNVSFDLRSGEIVGLIGPNGAGKTTLIDAISGFATADGTVTLGGTTLNGLAPHRRSRTGLGRTFQDIELYGELSVAENLAIAARRAPGDTAENVRDVLAMLEIGHLSEVAAADLSQGQRQLVAVARVLAGNPEVALLDEPAAGLDSTESRWLGDRLRAARAHGVSMVLVDHDMDLVLSLCDRVVVLDLGAVIAEGTPDEIRRSPAVVNAYLGTPSSAAAGTGEPDDPSPSNRAGSEPHSTTKEMTP, encoded by the coding sequence ATGACTGACCATCTCGCGTTCCTGGTCCTCGGCCTCGGCAACGGCGCCGTCTTCGCCGCCCTCGGCCTGGCGCTGGTGATGACGTTCAAGAGTTCCGGCGTCGTCAACTTCGCCACCGGAGCCGTCGCCCTGTACGCCGCGTACACGTATGCGTTTCTGCGCCAGGGGGAACTCCTCAACCCGATACCCGGTTTCCCGGCGACCATCTCCCTCGGCTCCGACCTGGGAGTTGCTGGGACGCTGCTCATCTCCGTCGTCGTCGCAGCGATCCTCGGAGTCATCCTCTACCTGCTGGTGTTCCGCCCGATGCGCGCCGCCCCGGCCCTGGCCAAGGCCGTCGCCGCGATCGGTCTGATGCTCGTCATCCAGGCACTCATCGCGCTTCGGGTCGGCGAGAACGCACCGAGTGTCGGCCCCATCTTCAAGGTCGACACGTTCACGATCGGCTCCAGCGCGGTTCCGACCGACCGTCTGATGCTCGCCGTGGTCATCGTCGGCCTTGCCATCTGTGCGGGACTCGTCCTGCGCTACACACGCTTCGGCGTCGCGACCGAGGCTGCCGCCGAATCCGAGAAGGGCGCACTGGTCACCGGACTCTCGCCGGACCGCATTGCCGTCGCCAACTGGGCGCTGTCGTCCGCCACTGCGGGACTCGGCGGTGTACTCATCGCACCGATTGTTCCGCTGAACCCGGTGGCCTACACCATGTTCATCGTGCCGGCCCTCGCGGCGGCGCTGGTCGGCAACTTCACCGCGATCTCGATCACCGTCGGCGCCGGACTCATCATCGGCATGCTGCAGTCCGAGGCCACCAAGCTCCAGACCACCTGGGACTGGATGCCCGACGCCGGTGTTGCCGAGGCAGTCCCGCTCATCCTCATCATCGGGTTCCTGCTCATCCGTGGACGTCCACTTCCCGGTCGGGGAGCGGTGACGCGCAATGACCTCGGCCGGTCGCCGCGTCCCGATCATCTGCTGATCCCGGGAATTGTCGGTGTCGTCGTCGCGGTCCTGGCGCTCGTCACCACTTCCGGCAGTCTCCGCCTGGCAGTCATCGCCACGATGATCTACGCGATCATCGCGCTGTCTCAGGTCGTCGTCACCGGTTACGCGGGCCAGGTGTCCCTCGCACAGTTGACCCTCGCCGGCGTCGGCGCCTACGCGCTCAGCCGGCTGACCGACGACCTGAACATCCCGTTCCCGCTGGCGCCGCTGCTCGCGGCCTGCGCTGCGATGGTCATCGGTGTCATCGTGGGCCTGCCCGCGCTTCGGGTGCGCGGGCTACCGCTCATGGTCGCGACCCTCGCGCTCGCCGTGTTCTGCGAGGCGTTCTGGTTCCGCAACCCGTCCCTCAACGGCGGATTGCAGGGCGCACCCGTCGACCCCCCATCGATCTTCGGTATCGACCTGGGAATCGGTGCGGGCGAGGGGTACCCGCGCATCGCCTTCGGCATCCTGTGCCTCGTCGTGCTGACCCTGGTCGCGTACGCGGTGGCAGTTCTGCGCCGCAGCGGACTGGGCGCGTCGATGCTGGCCGTTCGCGCCAACGAACGGTCCGCGGCCGCGGCCGGGATCAACGTCGGTGCAACCAAACTCATCGCCTTCGCGATCGCGTCCTTCCTCGCCGGCCTCGGCGGATCGCTGCTGGCCTACCAGCAGACCCTCGCCACCGCGGGCAGTTACGCCGTCTTCGCCGGGATCGGGCTCTTCGCGGTCTTCTACATCGCAGGGGTGACGTCGATCTCCGGAGCGATCCTCGCCGGGATCATCGCCCCGGGCGGGGTCATGTACTTCGCCGCCGACAAGTACGCCTCCTTCGGCGACTACTACATGCTGGTCAGCGGAATCCTGCTGGTACTCACCGTGGTCACCAGTCCCGACGGCATCATCGGATACCTGCACAAGATCCCGCTGCCGGGTCGACGCCGCCGCCCGGCACCGACGCAGGTCGACGATCAGTCCGTCGCGACTGCGCCGGTACCCTCGCCGACCAACGGCAAGGTTCTCCTCTCGGCCCGCGACGTCACGGTGCGCTACGGGGCGGTGACCGCTGTCGACAACGTCAGCTTCGACCTACGTTCCGGCGAGATCGTCGGCCTCATCGGTCCCAATGGCGCCGGCAAGACGACCCTGATCGACGCCATCAGCGGTTTCGCGACCGCGGACGGAACAGTGACCCTCGGCGGCACAACCCTCAACGGCCTTGCACCGCATCGTCGCAGCCGGACGGGTCTCGGTCGGACTTTCCAGGACATCGAGCTCTACGGCGAACTGTCGGTCGCCGAGAATCTGGCGATCGCCGCACGTCGCGCACCGGGCGACACCGCGGAGAACGTCCGCGACGTCCTGGCGATGCTGGAGATCGGTCACCTCAGTGAGGTTGCCGCGGCTGACCTCTCGCAGGGACAGCGTCAACTCGTCGCAGTCGCACGGGTGCTCGCCGGCAACCCCGAGGTCGCGTTGCTCGACGAGCCGGCCGCCGGGCTCGACAGCACCGAGAGTCGGTGGCTGGGGGACAGGTTGCGCGCTGCCCGGGCGCACGGTGTCTCGATGGTCCTCGTCGATCACGACATGGATCTCGTACTCAGCCTCTGTGATCGGGTAGTCGTCCTGGACCTCGGCGCCGTCATCGCCGAAGGCACCCCCGACGAGATCCGACGATCACCGGCGGTCGTCAACGCCTACCTGGGCACGCCGTCATCGGCGGCTGCGGGGACCGGCGAGCCCGATGACCCCTCGCCATCGAACCGGGCTGGCTCCGAACCTCATTCGACGACCAAGGAGATGACGCCGTGA
- a CDS encoding ArsR/SmtB family transcription factor, with the protein MQASTCLSSGVADVFHALDDSTRRAILDELVERDGQTLFEICGRLTSRRGLNLSRQAISQHLGVLETAGLVHTEKRGRSKFHYFDPAPLDEIADRWPAHRKDLP; encoded by the coding sequence ATGCAAGCATCCACTTGCCTATCGTCAGGTGTGGCCGATGTGTTCCATGCGCTCGATGACTCGACGAGGCGGGCAATCCTCGACGAACTCGTCGAGCGTGACGGTCAGACGCTGTTCGAGATCTGCGGACGTCTCACATCTCGGCGTGGGTTGAACCTGAGCCGGCAGGCGATCTCGCAGCATCTGGGTGTGCTGGAGACGGCCGGACTCGTCCACACCGAGAAACGTGGACGCTCCAAATTCCACTACTTCGACCCCGCACCGCTCGACGAGATCGCCGACCGGTGGCCCGCCCATCGAAAGGACCTCCCATGA